A genomic segment from Acipenser ruthenus chromosome 5, fAciRut3.2 maternal haplotype, whole genome shotgun sequence encodes:
- the c5h6orf120 gene encoding UPF0669 protein C6orf120 homolog yields the protein MSLHRSKLLAVLLLSQALCLIQSFEEPIPEEWTLLHVVQGHVGGGNYSYLRLNHSGKIILYMQSLKGDADLYVSDKTLHPSFDSYKLHSATCGQDVVVVPVEFLRPVGIGIYGHPSYQESSFEMKVYYDWTVEESSYFAEDMERHERHSQSSEEELQDEETVIWTILIGILKLILEILF from the coding sequence ATGTCTCTGCACAGAAGTAAACTTCTCGCAGTGCTACTCCTTTCACAGGCCCTATGCCTCATACAAAGCTTTGAAGAACCAATTCCTGAGGAATGGACCCTGCTTCATGTGGTGCAAGGCCATGTTGGTGGAGGTAACTACAGCTATCTAAGGCTTAACCATAGCGGAAAAATCATACTTTACATGCAGTCTCTTAAAGGTGATGCTGACTTGTATGTTTCTGACAAAACCTTACACCCCAGCTTTGACAGCTATAAACTCCACTCAGCAACCTGTGGCCAAGATGTTGTAGTTGTGCCAGTGGAATTTCTGCGACCTGTGGGAATAGGCATTTATGGGCATCCATCTTATCAAGAAAGTAGTTTTGAAATGAAAGTCTACTATGATTGGACAGTTGAAGAGTCTTCTTACTTTGCTGAAGACATGGAGAGACATGAGAGGCACAGTCAGTCCTCCGAAGAGGAACTTCAGGATGAAGAGACAGTAATTTGGACTATTCTAATTGGAATTCTTAAACTAATACTTGAAATATTGTTTTAG